The genomic DNA CTCGTACTGTTTGCCATGCTGGGCGGGCTGCTAGCCGCTTGTTCGCGGAACACACCAACGCCGCGCCCACCAAAGCCGATTCAGGCCGACACGTTTGAAATCGGTCCGTTGACGCCGGTGACGATTGCTCCGGGCAAGGACTTGACGAAGTTTCTGCACAGCGACCATACCGAACAGGTAGATGCCCGGCTGAACTGTAACTACTGCCACGGCGTCGAAGCCAACCTTCAGAAGATGGCGCAGTATGCCGACAACCCCAAAGAAGCCAACAAACCCCCTTATCCGGGCCACGCCAGTTGTATGGCCTGCCACATGGCCGAGTTCACCCAAACGCAAGCCACGCCGGGTGGCACAGCCTCCGTGACAACGAAAGACGGACGAACCGGGCAGTGGTCAGGCATGTGCTATGTCTGCCACCAGCAGGTCGGGCTTGACAAGGAAGGGGTCAATGCCATGGACGTGTTCCCCGGAAGACTCAGCCACAACATCATCTTCACGGCCGAGCAGCACCGGGAACACATGGCTTACAGCTATCCATCCGACGTGCCAGACCAGAAACGGGCCGGTCAGAAGATGGACGACAAAACCTGCCAGGATTGCCACACCGTGCTACCGCGTCCGCAGCCGGGCGTGAACTTCGAGGCGCACACGACCTGCTACGCCTGCCACCGGACGAGCGCGTACCAGCCGCCAGCGCTCGGCGTCAAAAGCGAGGTCCAGCCGGGCGCCCAGGCTTCCGGCGCGTGCAACACCTGCCATGTGGCGACGACCGACCCCAAGGCGCTTCGGCCGCTCGAGGCTAAAATGCAGGGCGTACGGTCCTATTCGTTCAAATTCACGCACTACGCCCACCAGCAGGGCAAGTGTACGGATTGCCACAACCTCAACGGCACGTATGCCAACCAAGTTGGCACGCCACGCGCCAAGCAGCATCTGAGCGGCACGCGCTCATCCATCGGGCAAGGGTGTTTCAGTTGCCATGATGGCAGGCGCGTCTTTGGCGACCTCGATGCGAATGGGCAGGCGACGCAGGCGCACTGCTTGAAATGCCACACGCCTGGGCAGCTTGGTCCGCTGTTTGGCTCGCCAACCGCCGCCGTCAGCGGCGCGCGCGAAACCATCCGTTGACAGTGCGCCGCCGGGCCGGCATCACCGGCCGACGGCAAGTATCCAACCCCTTCTTTTCTGGCCCTTCTTTTCTGGCCCTTCTTTTCTGGGCATGACAGGCAAGCGGCGACTCGTGTATTGTCACTCACGCTTTGACCTGACCAACGTCGTCACCCCGGCAAGCATCAGATAGGGCGTCCATTGCGTGGATGTTGAACACGATGGTGATGCGTGTGGGTGAACCCTCCCCCGTCTGTGGATTTTCCCGCCCAGAGGAGCCAAAACAACACTATGAAACGATGGTTGATTGCGGTTTATATGCTCAGCGCCGGCTGGTTAGTGCTGGCACCAACGATGGCCCGGCTCACCATTGCGGCTGCGCCATCCCTGACGAACGAAGATGCCAGCACGAAAATGCCGGGGAAAATGGTGTTTGACAACACCGAGAGCGACCCGCCGTTTTCAAAGTATGCCGGTTACAAGGACGACAAAGGCAAAGCGCCCTTTGATCACCAGCAGCACGTGGACTACCAGGGGTCAACCTGCGTCGTTTGCCACCACACCAACTCGAAAACACTGGTTGCCAAGGGTGACACGGCGAGCGAGCCGGTGATGAAGTGCACCGTGTGTCACACGGATCAGGACAAAGCCCCATCACCCGTCGAAGGCACCAACGAAGATCACAAATTCAAAGATGTACCGGCCGTAGAAGCCGAGACGGCCTATCACGGCGCTGACAACTCGAAGAGCGCCGCCAGCGAAGCCGGGTGTATTACGTGTCACAAGCGCCTGACCAAAGAATTTCCGAAAGCCGGTAAAGTGGTGTCATGTAGCAGTTGCCATACCGGGCAGGACTCCTAACCGGTTTAGCACCGCGCTGGGTTCTGCCATCGGCGTCAGGCCGTTCATCGGCATCGGGCGCTATGGCAGCCCAGCGTAACTGTTGGCACAGGAAGCCGTGGGTACAGTCTCCTTCAAAACCTTCCTCCTCGGTCTCGTGGTTGGCGCAGCGGGTGGTTATGGGGTGGGGCGGTGGTTGCCGTTGGATAGTGCAATCACCACCTCATCGCCACCGGCCGTCAGTTCGCCAGCAACGCCGCCACCGCTGGCCCCAGACCAACTCGGCGCACTACCGGCCAAACATCCACCGTTGGTTCCAGGTGGTGACGCCACCGAGTCGCCGGCCGTTGCGGCCGCCCGCCGGACGGCAGATACCGACATTGGCAACTACCTGGCGCAAATGGATGCGGCGGCCGCACTGTACCAAGCCGGACGCTTCGCTGACTCACTGGCCTACGCGCAGCGGGCGCGCAATCTTCGCCCTGACAGCGTGGATGCCCTGCTGGCCATCGGCGTGTCCCAAGCCGAGCTTGGGCAGTATGACGCCGCCGTGAAAACCCTCGAGCAAGCTGTGGCGCGGCGACCCACCGACGCCGACACCCAAACCGAACTCGCTTACGTTCATCTTCGCCGGAAAGCTTTTCGAGAAGCATTGGCAACGGCTGAACAGGCAGCCCGGCAAGCTGGCTACTCGGAGCGCGCCCTCGAAATCATCGCCCAAGCGGCTCTGGCGCTAGGCGAGCCGGCGCGCGCGCGGGCAGCGGTGGAGCGGCTCGCCGCCGTCAATCCGGGCAATCCGCGCCTTGCCGAACTGACGCGGTCGCTTGCGCCAGACAAAACGACGCCAGACAAGACGCCAGACAAAACGACGAAAGGAAAACCATCATGACCGACCACGCCGAGATCAATGCTGTAGTGCGTGCTCTGGCCAGGTCGCGGCGCGCGGTGCTCCGCCTGGGACTGACCGCCGGGGTCGGAAGTTGCCTGAGCAGTCTGGCTGCCGCCGGACAGCGCAGCCCACGTAACACCGATGCTGCCCTGCTCAACGCCGCCCTCGCGCTCGAACACGAGGCGATTGCGGCCTATGACGCCGGCGCGGGAACCGGGTTACTCAAAGGCGATATGCTCGACCTGGCCGCGCATTTTCAGAGCCAGCACCGCGCGCACCGCGACCTCCTCGTTGAAGAAGTCCGTAAACTCGGTGGTACACCGGCCGTCGCGCTGGCGAGCTACAGCTTCAAAGGCAAGGACGGCGCCCCGGTCGAACTCAAAACGGCCGAAGCCATTCTGGTGTTTGCCCTAGGCCTGGAAGCCGGCGCGGCGAGTGCCTACCTCAAGCTCCTCCCACAGTTGACCTCCAAACCCATGCTGCCCATCATCGCCGGTATTGCCTGCGACGAAGCCCAGCATGCAGCCGCCATTCGCCTCTTGCTGCGTCAGCAGCCGGCCCCGGATGCGGTGGTCAAATAGCCCTACGTTCCTTGAGCTAACTTGCGATTGAGCTGCCTTGTATGTCTGCCAAAGTCCTCATTGCCGAAGACGACCCCGCCTCGCGTACGCTTTTGCAAATTTGGCTGCGCCGGGATGGTTACGAGATCACCAGCGTCGATAATGGAAAAGCCGCGCTGGAAGCCGCTCGCCAGATACTGCCCGACCTCGTTCTATCGGACGTGATGATGCCGGAAATGGACGGCTTCGAGCTGTGTCGTCAGTTGCGCGCCGACCCACAGCTCGGCGAAGTGCCGATCGTACTCGTCACGACGTTGGCCGACAAAGCGTCACGCCTGCAGGGCATCGAGGCCGGCGCAGACGACTTTCTCAGCAAGCCGTACGACAACGCCGAGTTGCGTGCGCGCGTCCGCACGATTGCGCGGCTCAATCGCTACCGCTTACTGCTCCAGGAGCGCGAACAGCGCGCCGCCGAACGGGCGCAAGCTCAGTCCCGGCTCAAGGAACTGGCCGATTTGCTTGACCAGACGCATGATGCCATCGTGCAGATTGACGACCAGGGCAACATCGCCTTCTGGAGTGCCGGCGCGGCGCGGTTGTTTGGCTGGTCGCCCGATGAAATCCACGGACGCAATGCGGCCAAACTGCTCTTTCCCAAGGGTGACGGCCTGCCGCGGGATGCCTTGGCAGCAGTTGTCAGCCAGGGTGAGTGGACGAGCGAATACACGACCTACCGCCGCGATGGGCAGGAAATCACCTTGATGACGCGCTGGTCACTGGTGGCGCGCGCCGAAGACGGCGCGCGGTCGACACTGTTCATTGCCACCGACGTGACCGAGCAACGGCGCATCGAGCGCCAGTACTTGCGCGCGCAACGCATGGAAACCATCGGCATGCTGGCAAGCGGTATTGCCCACGACTTGAACAACATGCTGACGCCCATCGGCATTGGCATCGATCTGCTCCGGCAGCAGGGACTGGGCACTTCCATAGAGGATTTGCTGGACATGATGAACAACAGCGTCGAGCGCGGCGCGGCACTCATCAAGCAGGTGCTGTCCCTCGCGCGCGACGGCGGTGGTTCAGCAACGCTTGTGCAACCCAAACACATCCTGCGCGAAGTGGCGACTCTGGTCCGTGAAACCTTTCCCAAAACCATCACCATCCGGACGGACTTCGACGCTGACCTACGCCCCATCGAGAGCGATCCAACCGAACTGACCCAAGTGCTGCTCAACCTCTGTGTGAACGCCCGCGACGCGATGCCCGACGGCGGGGTTCTCACCATTCACCTGTACAACTTCGCCCCGGACGACGCCTGGCGCGCCGCTCAGCCAAGCGCGGTGTTTGACCAGTATGTCGTCATCGAGGTGGCAGACACTGGGATCGGCATTCCCTCGGAAATCCAACCGCGTATCTTTGAACCGTTGTTCACAACCAAGTCGCCGGATAAAGGCACCGGCCTAGGGTTGGCAACGGTTGCGTCAATTGTCGAGAAACGTCAGGGGGTCATCTCACTGGAAAGCGAGGTCGGCAGGGGAACGACCTTTCGCCTGTACTTTCCAGCCGCAGAAGTGTCTGAAACCAGTGCCAGTCCCACGCAAACCATTCCAACCGGCCGGGGTGAACTCATCCTGATTGCCGACACGGAAGCCTCGACGCTCGACCTGCTGCGCAACGTTCTCGAAACCAACGGCTACCGGGCCATAACCGCCCGGGATGACACCGAGCTGCTGACCGGTTTGCGCCAAAAACCGGCGGCGGCCATCATAGACGCCGATTTGCCCACGACCGGACCGGTCACCCTGGCGGATACGCTAGCGCACTACCCTGAGATTCCGATCATCGGGGTTTGCCCTGACACCACCGAAGCCTGCCGACACCGCCCCCAGGCGCTCACGGCCCAGAGTTGGCTGGGCAAGCCTTTCACGGCATTGCAGGTCTTGCGCGCCTTGCGGGATGTCCTGACCGGGCCGGCGGCGTGACGGTCCTGGCGGGGCTGGAAACAGGCCGCTCGTGGACGGCAGTGGCTCGTTGCCGGCGGCGAGTCGGGTTTCCCACGCGCAGCGGCAAACCGCAAACTAATCGGCCGGCTTGGTGCCAATGATGTCCTCTGGCTTGACGCCGCGCGCGATGCACCAGTCGGCGAACGGCTCGACGGCCGCTTCCGCCAGCTTGCGCCCAACCAGCCGCCGGAGGTGTTCGTCCAGCATGTCTGGCTCCCATCGCGCGTACACTTTCCGCCGATCGGAAGCCAGCAACGCTTCACGCTCTTTGGCGACCAGTTCTTTGAGTTCCGTTTTCTTGAGTTGCGCCAGCAACGCTTCGCCGGTCCGTTCGAGATGATCGAGATACCCCAGCTCGAGGTCCTGGACGCGCTCCTGAGAAGGCGAAGGAAAGAGCGGGCCGGCCTCACCCGCACCAACTCCCACTTCAGGGGCTTCCGACGCCTCAGCGGGCTTCTCAGCGCGAACGGAGGGCATCTTACCCGCCGGTCGGCGACGCTTCGGAGGTAGCTTCGGCAGGGCGTCCTGCCCGTTGACGATGAGCGTGTAAAGCAACCCGCCCGGATTGGCGAGGTCGCGCTGGCGGTATTGCCGGTCAAAGGTGGTGATGGCCTGCTCAATGGTTTCCAGCTTGCCCTGTAGCTCGAAGCTCTCCACCAACTTCTTGGCCACCGACCCAATCATGCCGCGCGCCATGAGCTGGCCCTCCAGGTGGAGCGCGACATCACGCACCGCGCGTTCTTCAGGCGAGAGGTCATCGTCGCACATGGCATCCATCACGTCGTAAATGGGCAGGGCCATTTGCTGGATGCGCGCCCCGAAGTCGAGGTTCTTGCGGAAGTGAATGGTTTCTTCCGCCAGCGTCCACTCGATCAAGAACTGTTTGGCCACCAACTCGTTCAGGGCCGGTTCGAGGCGCTGCATGATTTGCGAGACGTAGAGCAACTCGCGTGACATGCCGACGTGCTCAAATGCCAGCTTGCGCACATTGATGACGAAGTAATCGCCGCTGCCAAATTTCTTGTCGAGGTAGCGAAACAGACGCTTGGCAATCGGCGAGGTCAGGTTGAAGTAAAAATCCGCGTCGAGCTTTTTGAACAGCTTCTCACTCAGGCTCTGGGCAACCCGGTCGCTCCACATGACATAGCTTTTGGCTCCGGTGCGCTTGCCGGCGCCCTCGTCAAAAATTTTGAACTCCTGGATGATGCTCATCCCCACATCCACCAACCGGCCGCTGTGGCGGTCCACGTAGGCGTTTTTGGCTTCGATTCGGACGGCAGCCAGCTTGCGGAGCGAGCTTTCGAGTCGCTCATAGTGTTTGGCGTTCATGGGCCAGCCCAGCCGCCGGATGAGGTCATACCGGCTGAAGTACACCTTCTTTTGAGCGCCCTGTTCGTAAGAAAGCTCCATCAACGCCACATACACGTCTTCATCGGTGGTGCTGGGCAAGCCTTCAATGGGGTGCGGCATGACCGTCCACACCCGCTGGATTTCACGCCCATTCGACGTGATGTGCTCGGTGAAGGTCAGGTAGTTCTTGCTTTTCTGGGCGCGCTTGTCGAGCACGGCAATGGGGAACACAGCCAAGTTGAACTCATCCTGGGCAATGCGGATGACCTCTGGCTTTTCCCCATCCTCGCCGTCGCCGTGGGCTGTGGACGTGGCGAGTTCGGTTACAGGCAAACCTTCCGTCGCGCTTGGCTCACGTTTCTTTCGACGGCTTTGTTTTTCTGCCATGGCGGACAGTCCCGGTGATTGTCGTTCAGATGGCTGCTGCGACCAAGTTGGCGGTGGCCGCCGGGGCTTGCCACCGGTGCCCGAACAAGACCGAGCGCAGGGCTGTTTTTGCTTTAATTATCATCATTATCATTAATTATCATTAATTAGTTAATGGCAGCCAAAAGTTCTTTATTTTCAATAGTTTACAGGCGAATTTTTATGTCAAAGGTCAATAGTCCCCATGCCTTGACCTTTGACATAAGCGCCAAAAAGACCGGTTTTTTATGTCAAGGGTCAATAGTTTTATGTCAAAGGTCAATAGCGTTTATGTCAAAGGTCAATAGTTTTATGTCAAAGGTCAATAGCGTTTATGTCAAAGGTCAATAGTTCTTCATCCAGCTCACGTAACGTCGGCACAAAAACCCCAGAAATTGCACAAGACACAAGATGTTGTGGTACTTGGTGCTATATCTAGTGGTTTAGCCCAGGGGAATTTTTACGTCAAAGGTCAATAGTTTTATGTCAAAGGTCAATAGTTTTATGTCAAGGGTCAATAGTTTTATGTCAAAGGTCAATAGTTTTTATGTCAAAGGTCAATAGTCTTTACGTCAAAGGTCAATAGCACAAGATATGGGTTTGACAGACGCGATGCAGGGTGCAAAATAGCCCAACGCTTTGTTTTACTCAGTCGGCCTTCAAGTGGCGGTTTGAGATGACCGGCGACCATCACCGGCAAGCGTTTTATGCCAAAGGTCAATAAGCATTCTGACCTAGTGAAGCTTGCTTGGCGCGTGTCGCCGGCCGGGTTGGCGTCTCAAGTCAGCGTCGGGGCGAACGGCGACCGGACGCGATGTGACTGGAGACTCACTGTGGTGACGCGGCGAGCCGGGCAACTTGACTAGGTTCGTCTTGAGGAGGTGGCGGCTATGCGGGTGCGGGTATTGCCGAGTTTGGCTGATCCACGAAGTCAGTTGTTGATTACCTTCGTGGTCAATGACTGCCTGGCAATTGACGCCGGGGCGCTGGCGTTCCATTTGACCGGCGATGCGCTGTTGGCGGTTGAAGACATTGTGCTGACGCATGTGCACCTGGATCACATTGCCTCACTGCCCTTTATTTTTTCGGAGATGTTTGCTGACATCCGAACGCCGGTGCGCATCCATGCGACGGCGTCTGACATCGAGCGATTGCGGCGACACATCTTCAACAACGTGATTTGGCCCGATTTTACCCAAATCCGCAACGCGCATGGCGAATTGCTGACCTTCGTGCCTTTCGTGTGGCGACAGCCTTTCGAGGTAGCTGGTCTGCGCGTGACATCCGTTCCGGTCACGCATACCGTAGATACGGCTGGGATTATCATCGAAGACGCGCAGGGCGCGTGTGTGGCTTTTACCTCTGACACGGGGGTGACGGATGAGTTTTGGGAAGTGCTCAACGGATTGCCCCGGTTGGACGCCGTGTTTGTGGATGTGGCCTTTGACAACGCCAACGAGCCAGTGGCGACGGCTTCGCGCCATCTGTCGCCGCGGTTACTGGCCGCGGAGTTGGGCAAGTTGCAGTGCCAGCCGCAGGTGCTGGCCGTGAATTTGAAACCCTTTTGTCGCGAGCGCGTCACACGTGAGGTGATGGCGCTTGACCTGCCCAACGTACGGGTGGCGGCGCTGAACGTGGATTATACTTGGTAGCGTGCCCGGTAGGGCGCGCCAGGGGGGACGTTCCGGCGGCAGAGACTGGTGACCTGTGGAGAGGCAAATTTATGGGGTTTCCAAAAATCATTGTGACCGGTCCATCCGTTAGTGGGCGGGTTGATGAGTGCCGCAGGTTTCCGCTGGTGATTGGCCGCGCGACGAGTAGTGATGTCATCATTTCGGATGAACGGGCTTCGCGCTCGCATGCCAAGATCGAAGCCCTGCCGGACGGTAGCTATCGGTTGATTGATCTGGAAAGTCGCAACGGGACGATGCTCAACGACAATGTGATCGCAGGGTCGGTCCGCTTGCGAGATGGCGATACCATTGTCATCGGCAGCCACCGATTGGTTTTTCAGTTGCCGTCCAAAACGGTAGATGTGCGGTATGATGACAAGCCACTTTCAGGCACGGTTAGGCTTCAGAATGCGGCTGAGTTATTGGCGCTCGGGCGTTCGGGGGACGTGACCGGCAAGCCATCGAGCAGTTTTCGCGCGGTCGCCGCCCCCAACCCGCAAGACGTTACCCTGAGCGCCAAACAGCTCCATCTGCTTGAAAAGCGAAGCCAGATTCTCAGTTTGTTTTATGACTTCAACAAGCGCGTGGCGCGGGAGTTTGACATTGCCACGATCTATGCGGAGGTGGCGCGTCAGGTGTTTGAAATCTCGAACGCCGGACGGGTTATCATCGGAAAGATTGGCGCCGATAACCTGCCCACCGTCGAGTGGGGGACGTATCGGGATGATCTCATGCGCGCCACCTACGCCTCGGTTCCGATTAGCCGGACGGTCATTCGCACGGTGATGCAGGAACGGGTTTCCCTTTTGAGTCGGGACATGAGCAATGTCAAGGGCACCGCGATTCTGGGCGTCCAGTCACTGATGTGCGTTCCGATGTTGGGACAGGAAGACACGCCGCTGGGCGTGATTTATGCCGACAGCCTGCATTTGGACGGCTTCACGGAAGACGACGTGGATTACCTGACCGGGTTGGCTTCGACGGTGGCGCTCACGCTCGAAAACATCATGGCGCACGAGCGGCTCTTGCACGAGGCGGAGGCGCGCACGGCCTATCGTCGGTTTTTGCCGCCACATGTCGTGGACCAGATCATGGAAGACCCGGACAGCCTTCAGTTGGGCGGAGTCAACCAAGTCGTGACCACCATGTTTGCCGACATCCGTGGTTTCACGACGCTTTCCGAGCGCAAGTCGCCCCATGAGATTGTCGCCATCTTGAATAACTACTTCGAGCGGGCAGCCACGGCGATCTTTCGCCATGGCGGATCGCTCGACAAGTTTATTGGCGACGGCATCATGGCGTTGTTTGGTGCGCCCCAGCCGAGCGACCGTGACCCGGTCAACGCCGTTCAAGCGGCGATAGCGCTCCAGGAAGTCATCGAGCAGGTCAACGCTGACCTTGCCGCGCAAGGCTCGGATTTGCGCCTGAGTATTGGCATTGGCATCAACACCGGAGAAGTCACGGCCGGCTACATTGGTTCCAAGCTGCGGACGGATTACACCGTCATTGGCGATGCCGTGAACTTGGCCGCGCGCTTGGAATCCAACGCCAAGCCAGGACAAATTTTGATGGGTGAGACGACTGCCCAGTGTTTGCGCGCGCTGGCGCGCCAGAGTATCGAGTTTGCCGAGGGCGAACGCGAGTTCGCCTTTGTCCCACTGGGGGGAATGAAGGTCAAGGGGAAGCTCAACGAAGTCAAGGTCTATCGCGTCTTGTGGGGCGAGGAATTGGCTACGCTTGGGGACACTTCAGAAAGCGGAACGCCGCCAGTGCTTTTCCGCAGCGCCACGACGAATCCGGTTTTTCTGGAGTCCGAGACGATTGCGCGTCCGCAGTTGGACTGGGGTACCATCCGGCGTGATCCACGCCGCCAAGTCTCGATTCCGGTGGTGGTGACGGGCGCGGACGCGCATGGAAACACTTTCGAGCAGGCGACCGAAACGATTGATGTCAGTCCGTCCGGTGCCTGTATTCGGCTGGCGCAGCCGCTCACCATTCCTTCGTCGCTATCGCTTTTGGTGCCGAGCTACGGTTGGCGCGGAGAAGTAATTGTGCGCAAGCTGACCCGTGACCCACAGGGGTATCTCGTGGGCGTCGAGATCGTTGGTCAGGGACCTCAGTGGTAGCCGCAGTAGAAGACAGAACAATGACGTCAACCGGGCGGCTTTTCTCAAAGCGGAAAAGGCGCAACCTGCCTGTGGGCCATCCCAGATGGCGGCGTGAAGTTTCAACCTAGCTGCCTTACGAGCCAAGGCGAACGCGGACCTTGCGGAGGCGTTCAGGGACTTTTGAAAGAACCTCTTTCAAGGAAGGGCCGGGCCTGGACGATGTAGAGCCGCCCCTGGTACGTCAGCCACTCAATATCCTGAGTGACACCGCCGAAAAGTCGTTCGATGGCGCGGGCCGTCTGTCCCAGTTGGCGAATCATCGCAGCCGTCAGGACGGGCTGATCAGAAACACCCGGCACTTCCTTCAATCCGCCTTTTATATCAAAGGTCAATATGGCTTCATCATCGGCGCGGGTCAGCACCAGCGCCGAATCGCTTTGCGGGCGGTAGATGATCTGTTCGGGAACCCGGCGACCTTCGACGACCCGCAGCCCCAAGCCGCGTTTGGCGTTGATGTAAATGCCCTCGGTGTCACGTCGGTCAAAGGGGTTGGTGGTCACGAGGACACCGGCGCTATCCGCGTTAATGCCTTCCTGAATGAGAACGGCCGGATACACGGCCAAGTGGTCAATCCGGGCGGCTTCACGGGCTTCAAAGGCTTCAAAGTTCCAAATCGAGGCCCAGACCGTCTTGATGGCCGTAATGAGGGCTTCGTCATCGCGGACGTTAGGGACCGTCGTGTAAAGTCCGGCTCCGCTGAAATCCGGCAGGTCCTCGGCATTGGTCGAGCTACGCGCGAAAAGCCCGACGCCGCGATACTCACGGCGAACTTTGGTCAAAATTGCCCGCCGGAGTGCCGGATCAAATGGCGCGGCGACCATGAAGTCGCGCAGCTTGGCCAGTTCGACCTGCCGGGTTTGCGGGTCGTGATGAAATTGGTCGTCGTTGAGCAGCGCCAGCACGCGGTCTTCAATGCCATGCCGGTCGGCAAACGCTTTGTAGTGCGCGAAGGGAATGGAGAAGCCACGCGGCACGGTCACGTTCGGAAGCCGTGCCTGGGCCACTTCGCCCAAGTTGGCCGATTTCGCGCCGAAACGAATGACATCCTGCGCCCGCTGGCGGTGCAGGTCGGTCAGGCTTCGCCACCGGAGGTCGGCGCGTGGCAGGCGCAGTTCGCGGCTCAGGGCGCGTTCCCGTTCGGATTCGACGATTTGCTCGGCGGGTTCAATGGTGATGCCGTCCTCGGTAACGACGACCGTCACCCACCGATCAACTAGGCTGCGAAAGCGCGTGTCGGCGTCCTTGACGTAGGCATTGGGAATGCCCCACCCTTTCGCCAAAAGATTCAAGTGCGACAGTGGCGCGCCCGGCTGCGTTACGATGATGCCCCGCAGGGGGGTGGTCGAAAGCGGGGTTTCCTTGAAAATCACGATGTCTTCGCGCTCAAAGGGCTGTGGCGGCGGCAACTGCTCGACCAGCCGCAGAATGCCGACGGCCTGACCAGGGTTGAGTGGAAGAAAGGTTGTTGCGGGGAGCGCTTCCTCGGCGCGGACGCTTGGCACGTCAGGCAGATGCGCCGCAATTTCCTCGTGCCGCCGGGCGTTGGCCTTGAACGTCAAGGGCGCGAAGAACGTGGCCGTCAGCCGTTCGTGAGCGTAGGCCAGTAGCCCCGGCGTCAGCAGGTCGCCCTCCCAAAACTCATACGTGAACCGCTCCAGGCGCGGCTGCCAAGCCATCGTGCCAAGCAGAAACCGGCGCCGCTCGTTGGTGTAGTTCTTGCGCAGAAACACATCGCCGGCGTCAAGCGTCAGGTACGTCGCCCGCGCAAAATCGCTGTGAAACCGAAAGCGCCTTGAGTTGGCGTAGTACACCTGGCCATCCGCGCAGTTGATGACGAACAGGATGCTCGGCGCGGTGGCGTTTCGGCCCGATGGCGTCAACCGCGCCAGCCGGTCGAAGTCGGCGCGTGTCATCTGGGTAACGTAGTCCGGGGCAGATGGGTCGTCCGGTTCGGACGCGCGGTTGTCCATCACTGGCGCTTGCGCGGTCGTCTGACCGGTGAGAGCCAGCGGGAACAGCGCGCCGAGCGCGACCACCAAGCTGAAGACACAGTGCAGCGCAACGCTCATCAGGCTTTTGGGCGAAACACGGTGATATGGGCGGCATTGCCAGTGATATAGGGGCCGCCAATCAGGTCAATACAGTAGGGAATGGCTGGAAAGACGGCTTCAAGACATTCCCGAATGGACTTGGGCTTGCCCGGCAGGTTGACGATCAGGCAACGCCCGCGAATCCCAGCCGTCTGACGGGACAAAATGGCCGTCGGCACATACTTGAGCGATACGGCACGCATCAGCTCACCGAACCCAGGAAGCATTTTGTCGCAGACGGCTTCGGTCGCTTCTGGTGTGACATCGCGTGGGGCCGGACCCGTGCCGCCGGTCGTGACAACCAGACAGCAACCCTCCACGTCGGCAAGCTGCCGGAGTTCGGCTTCGATACGGGGCTGCTCATCGGGCACGAGGCGCGGCAGGGGCGTCCAGTCGTCGGCAATATAATCGCGCAGAACGGCTACAATGGCCGGGCCAGACTCATCTCGATATACGCCCTGACTGGCCCGATCCGAGATGGTCAGAATGCCGATGGTAATGGTGGGGTGCGCCATAGACTGCTGCTTTGCCTTTAATCTGTCTGTGTGTTGCGATATTCATTTTGCCAGCGCGATCAAGTCATATGCTCAGAAACACCGGCTTTGATTGTCGGGTAGAATGCTTTAGAGTGCGCCTCAATTCTAGCTTTTGATC from Chloracidobacterium validum includes the following:
- a CDS encoding cytochrome c3 family protein — translated: MSRPLHRSSLPIGVLVLFAMLGGLLAACSRNTPTPRPPKPIQADTFEIGPLTPVTIAPGKDLTKFLHSDHTEQVDARLNCNYCHGVEANLQKMAQYADNPKEANKPPYPGHASCMACHMAEFTQTQATPGGTASVTTKDGRTGQWSGMCYVCHQQVGLDKEGVNAMDVFPGRLSHNIIFTAEQHREHMAYSYPSDVPDQKRAGQKMDDKTCQDCHTVLPRPQPGVNFEAHTTCYACHRTSAYQPPALGVKSEVQPGAQASGACNTCHVATTDPKALRPLEAKMQGVRSYSFKFTHYAHQQGKCTDCHNLNGTYANQVGTPRAKQHLSGTRSSIGQGCFSCHDGRRVFGDLDANGQATQAHCLKCHTPGQLGPLFGSPTAAVSGARETIR
- a CDS encoding cytochrome c3 family protein, which gives rise to MKRWLIAVYMLSAGWLVLAPTMARLTIAAAPSLTNEDASTKMPGKMVFDNTESDPPFSKYAGYKDDKGKAPFDHQQHVDYQGSTCVVCHHTNSKTLVAKGDTASEPVMKCTVCHTDQDKAPSPVEGTNEDHKFKDVPAVEAETAYHGADNSKSAASEAGCITCHKRLTKEFPKAGKVVSCSSCHTGQDS
- a CDS encoding tetratricopeptide repeat protein, which translates into the protein MGTVSFKTFLLGLVVGAAGGYGVGRWLPLDSAITTSSPPAVSSPATPPPLAPDQLGALPAKHPPLVPGGDATESPAVAAARRTADTDIGNYLAQMDAAAALYQAGRFADSLAYAQRARNLRPDSVDALLAIGVSQAELGQYDAAVKTLEQAVARRPTDADTQTELAYVHLRRKAFREALATAEQAARQAGYSERALEIIAQAALALGEPARARAAVERLAAVNPGNPRLAELTRSLAPDKTTPDKTPDKTTKGKPS
- a CDS encoding DUF4439 domain-containing protein — protein: MTDHAEINAVVRALARSRRAVLRLGLTAGVGSCLSSLAAAGQRSPRNTDAALLNAALALEHEAIAAYDAGAGTGLLKGDMLDLAAHFQSQHRAHRDLLVEEVRKLGGTPAVALASYSFKGKDGAPVELKTAEAILVFALGLEAGAASAYLKLLPQLTSKPMLPIIAGIACDEAQHAAAIRLLLRQQPAPDAVVK
- a CDS encoding ATP-binding response regulator; amino-acid sequence: MSAKVLIAEDDPASRTLLQIWLRRDGYEITSVDNGKAALEAARQILPDLVLSDVMMPEMDGFELCRQLRADPQLGEVPIVLVTTLADKASRLQGIEAGADDFLSKPYDNAELRARVRTIARLNRYRLLLQEREQRAAERAQAQSRLKELADLLDQTHDAIVQIDDQGNIAFWSAGAARLFGWSPDEIHGRNAAKLLFPKGDGLPRDALAAVVSQGEWTSEYTTYRRDGQEITLMTRWSLVARAEDGARSTLFIATDVTEQRRIERQYLRAQRMETIGMLASGIAHDLNNMLTPIGIGIDLLRQQGLGTSIEDLLDMMNNSVERGAALIKQVLSLARDGGGSATLVQPKHILREVATLVRETFPKTITIRTDFDADLRPIESDPTELTQVLLNLCVNARDAMPDGGVLTIHLYNFAPDDAWRAAQPSAVFDQYVVIEVADTGIGIPSEIQPRIFEPLFTTKSPDKGTGLGLATVASIVEKRQGVISLESEVGRGTTFRLYFPAAEVSETSASPTQTIPTGRGELILIADTEASTLDLLRNVLETNGYRAITARDDTELLTGLRQKPAAAIIDADLPTTGPVTLADTLAHYPEIPIIGVCPDTTEACRHRPQALTAQSWLGKPFTALQVLRALRDVLTGPAA